From Brevibacillus marinus, a single genomic window includes:
- a CDS encoding 2-oxoacid:ferredoxin oxidoreductase subunit beta: MATFKEFRNNVKPNWCPGCGDFSVQAAIQRAAANVGLEPENLAVVSGIGCSGRISGYLNCYGFHGIHGRALTIAQGLKMANRELTVIAAGGDGDGFAIGMSHTVHAIRRNLDITYIVMDNQIYGLTKGQTSPRSAAGFVTKSTPQGSIESAISPVELALSVGATFVAQSFSSDLKGLTELIEMGIKHKGFSLINVFSPCVTYNKVNTYDWFKEHVVPVESIEGYDPHDRIKAMSYSMANNGLLVGLIYQNTEQKSYEELVPGFKEQGLANQDIRITAEEFEKLTAEFA; this comes from the coding sequence ATGGCGACGTTCAAAGAGTTTCGCAATAACGTTAAGCCAAACTGGTGTCCAGGATGCGGCGACTTCTCTGTACAGGCGGCCATTCAACGGGCGGCAGCCAACGTTGGCTTGGAGCCGGAGAATTTGGCCGTAGTATCCGGAATCGGCTGTTCGGGCCGGATCTCCGGTTACCTGAACTGCTATGGTTTCCACGGCATTCACGGACGTGCCCTGACGATCGCGCAAGGTTTGAAAATGGCCAACCGCGAACTGACGGTGATTGCGGCCGGCGGGGACGGTGACGGTTTTGCGATCGGGATGAGCCACACCGTACACGCCATCCGGCGCAACCTGGATATTACCTACATCGTGATGGATAACCAAATTTACGGCTTGACCAAAGGGCAGACCTCACCGCGCTCCGCGGCTGGATTCGTCACCAAATCGACCCCGCAGGGCTCCATTGAGTCAGCCATTTCGCCGGTTGAGCTGGCCTTGTCGGTGGGCGCTACCTTTGTCGCGCAATCGTTCTCCAGCGACCTGAAAGGTCTGACCGAGCTGATTGAAATGGGGATCAAGCACAAAGGCTTTTCCCTGATCAACGTATTCAGCCCGTGCGTCACCTACAACAAGGTCAACACCTACGATTGGTTCAAAGAACACGTCGTACCGGTTGAATCGATCGAGGGCTACGATCCGCACGACCGGATCAAGGCGATGTCTTATTCCATGGCGAATAACGGTCTTTTGGTCGGTCTGATCTACCAAAACACCGAGCAAAAATCGTATGAAGAGCTGGTACCCGGATTTAAAGAACAGGGACTGGCCAACCAGGATATCCGCATTACCGCGGAAGAGTTTGAAAAACTGACCGCAGAGTTCGCGTAA
- a CDS encoding tRNA (mnm(5)s(2)U34)-methyltransferase translates to MLPNVLEVARRLIQERVEAGAVVVDATMGNGHDTLFLARLVGERGKVIAYDIQPQALEQTRQRLIQENVLERATLLLASHEEIDRISEPVSAIMFNLGYLPGGNKAITTQAASTRKAIAAGLRVLKPGGIMTIVVYWGHAAGVPEKAEVEAYCAELPQRDYLVLKYQYLNQRNQAPFLLAIEKRVSS, encoded by the coding sequence ATGCTGCCAAATGTCTTGGAAGTGGCCCGCCGCCTGATTCAAGAACGCGTGGAAGCAGGAGCGGTTGTCGTCGATGCGACGATGGGCAACGGCCACGATACGTTGTTTCTCGCCCGGTTGGTCGGGGAGCGCGGCAAGGTGATTGCCTATGACATTCAGCCGCAGGCATTGGAGCAGACCCGACAGCGGCTGATCCAGGAAAACGTGCTGGAGCGCGCAACGCTCTTGTTGGCCAGCCACGAAGAGATTGACCGGATCAGCGAACCGGTGTCGGCGATCATGTTTAATCTGGGGTATCTGCCGGGCGGCAACAAGGCCATCACGACCCAGGCGGCGAGTACGCGCAAGGCGATTGCCGCTGGGCTGCGCGTGCTGAAACCAGGTGGAATCATGACGATCGTCGTGTATTGGGGGCACGCCGCGGGCGTGCCGGAAAAAGCGGAAGTGGAAGCGTACTGCGCCGAACTTCCGCAGCGCGATTACCTCGTGCTGAAGTACCAATACCTGAATCAGCGCAACCAGGCTCCGTTTTTGCTGGCCATAGAAAAGCGCGTGTCCTCCTGA
- the tdh gene encoding L-threonine 3-dehydrogenase — translation MGTLTNALHKFAAGSRKSTMKAIVKQQAQPGAELREVPIPQIAPHEVLIAVQAASICGTDLHIYNWDRWAQSRIRTPIVLGHEFSGVVVEVGSLVADVQPGDYVSAETHVVCHHCPQCRTGQYHVCQNTSLLGIDFPGCFAEYVKLPAENVWKNPPGMPYAVASLQEPLGNAVHAVLAGPVAGRTVAVVGCGPIGLMAVAVARAAGATQIVALDVNPYRLGLARTAGATATIQSQAEDPVKRVQELTDGNGVDVVCEMSGHPVAIRQGLEMLTNGGRMSILSLPAQPVEIDITRHIVFKGVTVLGITGRRMFETWRQAAGLLRSGMVDLAPLITHTLPLERFAEGFALMTSGQCGKVVLIPSS, via the coding sequence ATGGGGACGCTGACCAACGCGCTGCACAAGTTTGCGGCAGGTTCCCGCAAGTCCACGATGAAGGCGATCGTGAAACAGCAGGCACAACCAGGCGCGGAGCTGCGGGAGGTGCCGATTCCGCAGATCGCTCCGCACGAGGTGCTGATCGCGGTGCAGGCTGCCTCGATCTGTGGTACCGACCTCCATATCTACAACTGGGATCGCTGGGCCCAAAGCCGGATTCGCACCCCTATCGTACTGGGACACGAATTTTCCGGCGTGGTCGTCGAGGTGGGCAGCCTGGTTGCGGATGTCCAGCCCGGCGACTACGTGTCCGCAGAAACCCACGTCGTCTGCCATCATTGTCCGCAGTGCCGAACCGGTCAGTATCACGTTTGCCAAAACACCAGCCTGCTCGGCATTGACTTTCCCGGCTGCTTTGCCGAATACGTGAAGCTGCCGGCCGAAAACGTCTGGAAGAACCCGCCGGGAATGCCTTATGCGGTTGCTTCGCTGCAGGAGCCGCTGGGCAATGCCGTGCATGCGGTCCTGGCCGGTCCCGTCGCCGGCCGAACCGTCGCGGTTGTCGGCTGCGGGCCGATCGGACTGATGGCCGTGGCCGTCGCCCGGGCAGCGGGAGCCACGCAGATCGTGGCCCTGGACGTGAATCCCTATCGGCTTGGCCTGGCGCGAACAGCAGGGGCTACCGCCACCATCCAGTCGCAGGCGGAAGACCCGGTAAAAAGGGTGCAGGAGCTGACGGATGGAAACGGGGTGGATGTGGTGTGCGAGATGTCCGGCCATCCCGTGGCGATTCGGCAAGGGTTGGAAATGCTGACCAACGGCGGCAGGATGTCGATCCTCTCGCTGCCCGCACAACCCGTGGAAATCGACATCACGCGGCACATCGTGTTCAAGGGTGTGACCGTGCTGGGCATCACCGGCAGGCGAATGTTTGAAACTTGGCGGCAAGCGGCCGGCCTGCTCCGCTCGGGTATGGTCGATCTGGCCCCCTTGATCACCCATACCCTGCCGCTGGAGCGGTTTGCCGAGGGATTTGCGCTGATGACGAGCGGTCAGTGCGGCAAAGTCGTGCTGATCCCTTCGTCGTGA
- a CDS encoding glycine C-acetyltransferase has translation MRGFAHLERELAQLREQGTFRRLLPLDSSQGARVKLNGREVIQLSSNNYLGLTTHPRLLAAAQQAVSEWGAGTGSVRTIVGTFALHEELERRLAAFKHSEAALVFQSGFTANVGVLSTLLAEQDVVISDEWNHASIIDGIRLTKAARRIYKHCDMNELEQVLKETQHYRTRLVVTDGVFSMDGDVAPLPELVELAERYDALVMVDDAHASGVFGRNGRGTVDHFALNGRVHIQVGTLSKAIGVLGGYVASTQTVRDYLIQRGRPFLFSTSHPPAVAAACLAALDVLLEESNLIDKLWENTRFFQEGLRQLGFSTGNSQSPITPVIVGESALALQLSDRLLEEGVLAQGITYPTVPKHAARVRTIVTAQHTREDLEMALAAFAKVGNELRLI, from the coding sequence ATGCGGGGATTTGCGCATTTGGAGAGGGAACTGGCGCAGCTGCGGGAACAGGGGACGTTTCGCCGGCTGCTGCCCCTTGACAGCAGCCAGGGGGCGCGGGTTAAGCTGAACGGCCGGGAGGTGATCCAGCTTTCATCCAACAATTATCTCGGCTTGACGACGCATCCCCGTTTGCTGGCGGCGGCGCAGCAGGCGGTCAGCGAGTGGGGGGCGGGTACCGGGTCGGTCCGCACGATCGTCGGCACGTTTGCGCTGCATGAGGAACTGGAGCGACGACTGGCCGCGTTTAAACATTCGGAAGCGGCGCTCGTCTTCCAGTCCGGATTTACCGCCAACGTTGGTGTGTTAAGCACGCTGCTCGCTGAGCAGGATGTGGTCATTTCCGACGAATGGAATCACGCCTCGATTATTGACGGCATACGGCTGACGAAAGCGGCCCGCCGCATCTACAAGCACTGCGACATGAACGAGTTGGAACAGGTGCTGAAAGAGACGCAACACTACCGCACCCGCTTGGTTGTCACCGACGGCGTCTTCTCGATGGACGGGGACGTCGCTCCCCTGCCTGAGCTGGTGGAGCTGGCCGAACGGTACGACGCGCTGGTGATGGTTGACGATGCCCACGCGAGTGGAGTGTTTGGCCGCAACGGCCGGGGCACGGTCGATCACTTTGCGCTGAACGGGCGTGTGCATATCCAGGTCGGCACGCTATCGAAAGCGATCGGCGTGCTGGGCGGCTACGTGGCCAGTACCCAGACCGTTCGCGATTATTTGATCCAGCGCGGGCGCCCTTTCCTGTTCAGCACGTCCCATCCTCCCGCGGTTGCCGCGGCCTGCTTGGCAGCCCTCGATGTGCTGTTGGAAGAATCGAACTTGATCGACAAACTGTGGGAAAACACCCGCTTTTTCCAGGAAGGTCTGCGTCAGCTCGGGTTTTCCACGGGAAACAGCCAATCGCCGATCACACCGGTCATCGTGGGAGAAAGCGCATTGGCATTGCAGTTGTCCGACCGGCTGCTGGAAGAAGGCGTGCTTGCCCAGGGAATCACCTATCCGACGGTACCGAAGCATGCCGCACGCGTACGGACGATCGTAACGGCGCAGCACACGCGCGAAGATCTGGAGATGGCCCTGGCCGCTTTTGCAAAAGTAGGAAATGAGCTGCGGCTGATCTGA
- a CDS encoding YheC/YheD family protein, with the protein MKQIGILLDMNIIRRARQGLQTYERLNYYQRIGKELGLEPVFFHPQQVNFLQGSVKGYLLKAGRLVPCKTKIPPVVHNRVLTSKKEVNQLIHLLGRYSQVYNGVIERNKLLIHQLLWKQPALRRYLPETKPFSREALHSFLRKYRVIYIKRVIGYIGHGVIRIERQGNRYLWISSRQRRLVKKETLLENARKWLGRRPYLIQRGIPLNTYNGQPFDIRVSVQKNGEGMWNVTGMVAKVANPQNKLSNLAQGGRAVPIDQVLFELFEAEKAKQVKEAISQASLAITRQCEQEFPSLADVGLDVGIDDSGMPYFIELNVRDQRYSFLLAGEEDVFRNTYRLPLEYAKCLLEGKVTRAFPATPTLTAEGPAPGGTASRP; encoded by the coding sequence GTGAAACAAATCGGCATTCTCCTGGACATGAACATCATCCGACGGGCCCGCCAAGGATTGCAAACGTACGAGCGGTTGAACTACTACCAACGGATTGGCAAAGAACTGGGGCTGGAACCCGTTTTTTTTCACCCTCAGCAGGTCAACTTCCTGCAAGGAAGCGTCAAAGGATATCTGTTGAAAGCGGGCAGGCTGGTGCCTTGCAAGACGAAGATCCCGCCCGTGGTTCACAACCGGGTCTTGACCAGCAAAAAAGAGGTGAACCAGCTCATCCATCTATTGGGCCGATACAGCCAAGTATACAACGGGGTAATCGAACGCAACAAGCTGCTGATTCATCAGCTGCTCTGGAAACAACCCGCGCTTCGCCGCTATCTGCCGGAGACAAAACCATTCAGCCGGGAAGCGCTGCACAGCTTTTTGCGCAAGTACCGGGTGATTTACATCAAACGCGTGATCGGTTACATCGGGCATGGCGTGATTCGCATCGAACGACAGGGGAATCGCTATTTGTGGATCTCTTCCCGCCAGCGACGACTGGTGAAAAAAGAAACGCTGCTGGAGAACGCGCGGAAGTGGCTGGGCCGTCGCCCGTACCTGATTCAGCGGGGCATCCCGCTAAACACTTATAACGGACAACCGTTTGACATCCGCGTTTCGGTGCAAAAAAACGGCGAGGGGATGTGGAACGTAACGGGGATGGTGGCCAAGGTAGCCAACCCGCAAAACAAGCTGAGCAATTTGGCGCAAGGCGGGCGGGCCGTGCCGATCGATCAGGTGCTCTTTGAGCTGTTTGAAGCGGAAAAAGCGAAACAAGTAAAAGAAGCAATCAGCCAGGCCAGCCTTGCCATTACCCGGCAGTGTGAGCAGGAGTTCCCGTCGCTGGCCGATGTGGGGCTGGATGTCGGGATCGACGACAGCGGGATGCCGTATTTTATCGAGCTGAATGTCCGCGATCAGCGCTATTCCTTCTTGCTGGCAGGGGAAGAGGACGTCTTCCGGAACACCTATCGCCTTCCGCTGGAGTACGCCAAATGTTTGCTGGAGGGAAAGGTGACCCGCGCGTTCCCCGCCACCCCCACGTTGACCGCGGAGGGGCCTGCCCCGGGAGGCACCGCCAGCCGGCCGTGA
- the cbpB gene encoding cyclic-di-AMP-binding protein CbpB, giving the protein MNDQQIRQLLQNEIKDLIIPASQVAHVQLNHSLEHALLVLIKSGYSAIPVLDSEYKICGQISLTLILESILGIERIEYENLHEHQVAEVMNSKIPRMKESETFLRALELSINHPFVCMEDDAGRFVGILTRKSILALVYRYFRNKKTT; this is encoded by the coding sequence GTGAACGACCAGCAAATCAGGCAATTGCTGCAAAACGAAATCAAGGACCTGATCATTCCTGCTTCCCAGGTTGCCCATGTGCAGCTGAACCATTCGCTTGAACACGCGTTGTTGGTACTGATTAAATCAGGGTATTCGGCCATTCCCGTGTTGGATTCAGAATACAAAATTTGCGGTCAGATCAGCTTGACGCTGATTCTCGAATCGATCCTGGGCATAGAGCGAATCGAATACGAGAACCTGCACGAACATCAGGTAGCAGAAGTGATGAACAGCAAAATTCCGCGGATGAAAGAGAGCGAGACGTTCTTGCGCGCTTTGGAGTTGTCGATCAACCATCCCTTCGTCTGCATGGAAGACGATGCCGGACGCTTTGTCGGCATCCTCACCCGGAAATCCATCCTCGCCCTCGTTTATCGCTATTTTCGCAACAAAAAAACCACATAG
- a CDS encoding lipoyl protein ligase domain-containing protein, whose amino-acid sequence MFEPRLFHWIDSGTHTSQPIEPLALDEALANGMDQPGVFPLVHCWIYERGLFLGRRDAKLPRLAEALRATAKRGYSAVLRSSGGACVPLDAGVLNLAFHLPNRDLPLDDFFRFAAATLQAGLGRYGEITLGAVSGSYCVGDYDFAIKGKKIGGMAQRRTRRGAILQLCINVEGSGRERGELMEHFYRTAGLAEMKETSRPIPAIDASTIGSLAELVGQAVSVEEVKASLYAAFSRHWRCEQVPFPLPPAAVEQARAHLQSRLGLFSYTADQLLRADWRLPD is encoded by the coding sequence ATGTTTGAACCCCGTCTGTTCCACTGGATCGATTCCGGCACCCACACGTCGCAGCCGATTGAACCGCTTGCGCTTGACGAAGCGCTGGCCAACGGGATGGATCAGCCGGGGGTGTTTCCCCTTGTGCACTGCTGGATTTACGAACGCGGGTTGTTTCTCGGACGCCGCGACGCCAAATTGCCGCGGCTGGCCGAGGCCTTGCGCGCCACGGCGAAGCGGGGCTACAGCGCCGTGCTGCGCTCCTCGGGAGGCGCCTGTGTTCCCTTGGACGCCGGCGTGCTGAATCTGGCGTTTCACCTGCCCAACCGCGACCTGCCGCTGGACGATTTTTTCCGCTTTGCCGCCGCAACCCTGCAAGCGGGGCTTGGGCGGTACGGAGAGATTACGCTTGGCGCGGTCAGCGGTTCGTACTGTGTGGGTGATTACGATTTCGCGATCAAAGGGAAAAAGATTGGCGGGATGGCACAGCGCCGGACCAGACGGGGAGCGATTCTGCAGCTTTGCATCAATGTAGAAGGCAGCGGGCGGGAGCGGGGAGAACTGATGGAACATTTTTACCGAACAGCCGGTCTGGCCGAGATGAAGGAAACCAGCCGGCCCATCCCGGCGATCGATGCATCGACGATCGGCAGTCTCGCCGAACTGGTCGGACAAGCGGTTTCCGTCGAGGAAGTAAAAGCGTCGCTGTACGCTGCTTTTTCCCGCCATTGGCGCTGTGAGCAGGTACCGTTCCCGCTTCCGCCGGCGGCGGTCGAACAAGCCCGCGCTCACCTGCAGTCCAGACTGGGGTTATTTTCCTACACGGCTGATCAGCTGCTGCGCGCCGACTGGCGGCTGCCGGATTAA
- a CDS encoding HPr family phosphocarrier protein, whose product MMQEISVTLTRKLVTRKLAPAQIRQLVREANRFDSYILIEANNQQINVKNPLSAMSVFPAIEGRPILVRATGADAEQALDRLCRYLREE is encoded by the coding sequence ATGATGCAAGAGATCAGCGTTACGCTGACCAGGAAGCTCGTGACCCGGAAGCTTGCGCCCGCGCAGATCAGGCAGTTGGTCAGGGAAGCGAACCGCTTTGACAGCTACATCCTGATTGAAGCGAACAACCAGCAGATTAATGTAAAAAATCCGCTCAGCGCGATGAGTGTGTTCCCTGCCATCGAGGGGCGGCCCATCCTCGTTCGGGCGACCGGTGCGGACGCGGAGCAGGCCCTGGACCGCTTGTGTCGCTACCTGCGCGAAGAGTAG
- a CDS encoding LrgB family protein, with the protein MMNGDLMTWLMLLTVGAYAISCLLFQKLGKIWFSPALVSPLVIIAVLSLTRIDYDTYLSANRSITFFLGPAQMALMIPLYTYRHLLKQYFRSIIGGVTLGSGAGIACAIGMAHPLGLAHPTIASLVPKSVTTPIAISVSQLLGGLPELTALFAVLTGITGILIGPPLLRLAGVRNNLYKGLALGTAASLVGVTRAAQWGEKEAVMGSLGMTVTAALVAVFSPELSVFGLT; encoded by the coding sequence ATGATGAACGGTGACCTGATGACCTGGTTGATGCTGCTGACCGTGGGGGCGTACGCGATCAGCTGTCTGCTGTTTCAAAAGCTGGGCAAGATCTGGTTCAGCCCGGCGCTGGTCAGTCCGCTCGTGATTATCGCCGTTTTGTCGCTCACCCGGATCGATTACGACACGTACCTAAGCGCCAACCGCTCCATCACCTTCTTTCTCGGCCCCGCGCAGATGGCGCTGATGATTCCCCTCTACACATACCGCCACCTGCTCAAGCAGTATTTCCGCTCGATCATCGGAGGGGTGACGCTCGGTTCGGGAGCCGGCATCGCTTGTGCGATCGGGATGGCCCATCCGCTCGGTCTGGCCCACCCGACGATCGCTTCGTTGGTCCCCAAATCGGTCACCACGCCAATCGCCATCTCCGTCTCCCAGCTGCTCGGCGGCCTGCCGGAATTAACCGCGCTGTTCGCCGTGCTCACGGGCATCACCGGCATTCTGATCGGTCCCCCGCTGCTGCGCCTAGCGGGTGTTCGCAACAACCTGTACAAAGGGCTGGCGCTTGGTACGGCCGCCTCGCTGGTCGGCGTCACCCGCGCCGCGCAATGGGGAGAAAAAGAAGCGGTGATGGGCAGCTTGGGGATGACCGTGACAGCCGCGCTGGTCGCCGTGTTTTCGCCGGAACTGAGCGTCTTCGGCTTAACCTGA
- a CDS encoding CidA/LrgA family protein — translation MRLLVEILFLSLLYGAVVLLHQLVALPFPPVLSGMLLMLLLLRTGIVQPQRWELASRFFSRHMMLFLIPLLVGIMNYWRELSAGGWRLLVIIVASTASVLIGTAWAAIWLKREGSGDDER, via the coding sequence ATGAGACTGCTGGTCGAAATCCTCTTCCTCAGCCTGCTCTACGGTGCCGTCGTCCTGCTGCATCAGCTGGTCGCCCTCCCGTTTCCGCCCGTCCTCTCGGGAATGCTGCTGATGCTGTTGCTCTTGCGGACGGGGATTGTCCAGCCGCAGCGGTGGGAACTGGCCAGCCGGTTTTTCTCCCGTCACATGATGCTGTTTCTCATCCCCTTGCTCGTCGGGATCATGAACTACTGGCGGGAACTATCCGCGGGAGGTTGGCGGCTGCTCGTGATTATCGTCGCGAGTACGGCGAGCGTGCTGATTGGCACGGCGTGGGCCGCCATTTGGTTAAAACGGGAGGGGAGTGGCGATGATGAACGGTGA
- the miaB gene encoding tRNA (N6-isopentenyl adenosine(37)-C2)-methylthiotransferase MiaB, with product MAGRTEGADLKSVSPNQPGKDYSRYFQPPSLKEAKKRGKADVQVHYDFAIPEEMAGIGRGKHFLIRTYGCQMNEHDSETMAGILREMGFAQTDDEREADIILFNTCAIRENAEDKVFGELGHMKSLKRDNPHLILGVCGCMSQEEAVVNKILAKYQHVDLIFGTHNIHRLPVLLRDAMYSKEMVVEVWSKEGDIIENMPKLREGSIKAWVNIMYGCDKFCTYCIVPYTRGKERSRRPQDVIAEVRELARLGYKEITLLGQNVNAYGKDLEGGSYGFGDLLDEIRKIDIPRVRFTTSHPRDFDDRLIEVLAKGGNLVEHIHLPVQSGSTEILKKMARKYTREQYLELVRKIKAAIPHVVLSTDIIVGFPGETEEQFQETLSLVEEVGYDSAYTFIYSPREGTPAAAMEDNVPLEVKKERLQRLMDLQNRISLEKNLALQGQVLEVLVEGESKTNPDVLSGRTRTNKLVHFVGDKSLIGKFVEVRVTEAKTWTLRGEIAAKVEV from the coding sequence ATGGCAGGTAGAACAGAGGGAGCGGACTTAAAATCCGTCAGCCCGAACCAGCCAGGCAAAGATTACAGCAGGTACTTTCAGCCGCCTTCGCTGAAGGAGGCGAAAAAACGGGGCAAAGCGGACGTTCAGGTTCATTATGATTTTGCGATCCCCGAGGAGATGGCCGGGATTGGCCGCGGCAAGCATTTTCTGATCCGCACCTACGGCTGTCAGATGAACGAACACGACAGCGAGACGATGGCCGGGATCCTGCGCGAGATGGGCTTTGCGCAGACAGACGACGAGCGGGAAGCGGACATCATTTTGTTCAACACCTGTGCCATTCGCGAGAACGCGGAAGACAAGGTGTTTGGCGAACTGGGACACATGAAGTCGCTCAAGCGGGATAATCCCCATCTGATTCTCGGCGTGTGCGGCTGCATGTCCCAGGAAGAAGCGGTCGTCAACAAGATCTTGGCGAAATACCAGCACGTCGACCTCATCTTCGGAACGCACAATATCCACCGCCTGCCGGTGCTGCTGCGCGATGCGATGTACAGCAAGGAGATGGTGGTGGAGGTATGGTCGAAGGAAGGGGACATCATCGAGAACATGCCGAAACTGCGGGAAGGCAGCATCAAGGCGTGGGTGAACATCATGTACGGCTGCGACAAGTTCTGTACGTACTGTATCGTTCCCTACACGCGCGGCAAGGAGCGCAGCCGCCGCCCGCAGGACGTCATTGCCGAGGTGCGGGAGTTGGCCCGTCTCGGTTACAAGGAAATTACGCTGTTGGGCCAAAATGTCAACGCCTATGGAAAAGATCTGGAGGGGGGCTCCTACGGGTTTGGCGACCTGCTCGACGAGATCCGCAAGATCGACATTCCGCGTGTCCGCTTTACGACCAGTCACCCCCGCGACTTTGACGACCGCTTGATCGAAGTGCTGGCCAAAGGGGGCAACCTGGTGGAACACATCCACCTGCCGGTCCAGTCCGGCAGCACGGAAATCCTGAAGAAAATGGCGCGGAAATACACGCGTGAACAGTACCTGGAGCTGGTGCGCAAAATCAAGGCGGCGATTCCGCACGTGGTGCTGTCCACGGATATCATCGTCGGCTTCCCCGGCGAGACGGAAGAACAGTTCCAGGAGACGCTGTCGCTGGTGGAAGAAGTCGGGTACGATTCGGCGTACACCTTCATCTATTCGCCGCGGGAAGGGACGCCCGCCGCCGCGATGGAAGACAACGTGCCGCTGGAAGTGAAAAAGGAGCGCCTGCAGCGCTTGATGGATCTGCAGAACCGGATCAGCCTGGAGAAAAATCTGGCGCTGCAAGGACAGGTGCTGGAGGTGCTGGTGGAAGGGGAGAGCAAAACGAATCCGGATGTGCTCTCCGGTCGCACGCGCACGAATAAACTGGTTCACTTTGTCGGCGACAAGTCGCTGATCGGGAAGTTTGTCGAGGTGCGCGTGACCGAAGCAAAAACGTGGACGCTGCGCGGAGAAATCGCTGCAAAGGTGGAGGTTTAG
- a CDS encoding RicAFT regulatory complex protein RicA family protein, translated as MSQTLYTHSEILAKARELAGMIARTKEVDFYKRAEQQIKQNERVQKMIGELKKKQKQLVMYESMNKPDLVKKVEEEFNQLQDELDSIPIVAQFKQSQLDVNDLLQMVTHVITNTVSERIILDTGGNPLTGETGGGPQHTCGCS; from the coding sequence ATGAGCCAAACATTGTATACGCACAGCGAGATCTTGGCCAAGGCGCGGGAGCTGGCCGGGATGATCGCGCGTACCAAGGAAGTCGATTTTTACAAGCGGGCCGAACAGCAAATCAAGCAGAACGAACGGGTACAGAAGATGATCGGCGAACTGAAGAAAAAGCAAAAGCAGCTGGTCATGTACGAATCGATGAACAAGCCGGACTTGGTGAAAAAAGTGGAAGAGGAATTTAACCAACTGCAGGATGAACTGGACAGCATTCCGATCGTCGCCCAGTTTAAACAGTCGCAGCTCGATGTGAACGATCTGCTGCAGATGGTGACGCACGTGATCACCAACACCGTGTCGGAGCGGATCATCCTCGATACGGGCGGCAATCCGCTGACCGGGGAAACCGGCGGCGGGCCGCAACATACCTGCGGCTGCAGTTGA
- the cotE gene encoding outer spore coat protein CotE, translating into MSGTDKDLQCRELIAKAVCGKGHKFSQTTHTILPEHTPSTILGCWVANNRFEAEKVGDAIEITGKCDVNLWYSYADNTQTEVKKETVSYSELVPLSFFDGNCRGDLEIVAHAVEQPKCVKAEITGGGTVTVRMEKEFAVEVIGETKVCVVVCAGGCDDKDFVGGFDETSDEFDDFESADLFDELD; encoded by the coding sequence ATGTCGGGTACAGACAAAGACCTGCAGTGCCGGGAACTCATCGCAAAAGCCGTTTGCGGCAAAGGACATAAATTTTCCCAAACGACACATACCATTTTGCCGGAACATACACCTTCGACCATCCTTGGATGCTGGGTTGCCAATAACCGTTTTGAAGCGGAAAAAGTGGGAGATGCGATCGAAATTACTGGTAAATGTGACGTCAACTTGTGGTATTCCTACGCAGACAACACGCAAACGGAAGTGAAAAAAGAGACGGTCTCCTATTCCGAACTGGTCCCCCTGTCTTTCTTTGACGGCAACTGCCGCGGCGATCTGGAAATTGTCGCACACGCCGTCGAGCAGCCCAAGTGCGTGAAAGCAGAGATCACGGGAGGCGGGACGGTTACGGTGCGCATGGAGAAGGAGTTTGCGGTCGAAGTGATCGGCGAAACCAAAGTATGTGTCGTCGTGTGTGCGGGCGGTTGCGATGACAAAGATTTTGTCGGCGGGTTTGATGAAACCAGCGACGAGTTTGACGACTTTGAATCAGCGGATCTGTTTGACGAATTGGATTGA